A genomic region of Oceaniferula marina contains the following coding sequences:
- a CDS encoding SGNH/GDSL hydrolase family protein has protein sequence MKIAHLSTTLSLLVCSIASAQLQWVDPAGGENWNIEGRIWNEPGYGRLPAKAKGKVRNAVWNLGKQSAGLKLRFWSNSPEIHLDYQLAGGLSMPHMAATGVSGFDLYRRTSEGKQFWVAATKPTKTSAKVKLASGLHGNPRVPSLYTLYLPLYNGVKSLKIGVAEGTTITPAKPDALKPIVVYGTSIAQGACASRPGVAWTAILERKLDRPLINLGFSGNGRMETEMADLMVEQDAAVYVIDCLPNLNAKEVQERIKPLLDRIRKTRPKTPLLLVEEAPRANAIWHPNRQSQLNQEWQALKGEFDRRKQTDPNLHYMNGKDILGIDGESTVDAVHPNDIGMMRYAVAYEHALRPILGMENIEVVESVPASPQLREIPGYNFLSRHQEILQRHKKIKPDVVWLGDSIIHFFSGEPKAPYIRGDQAWKKLFNGTQVTNLAYGWDRTENVLWRIQRGELDQISPKLILLSIGTNDLSTGRTPEQVSNAIITLVTEIKQRQPNARLIVTGILPRKTHAKNRLAVNRRLKESAQQQGYEYLDLSPAFPTTEVNGKKLISGMSPDQLHPNTEGYNRMGDLLKSHLDRF, from the coding sequence ATGAAGATCGCTCATTTATCCACCACTCTCTCATTACTTGTATGTTCCATAGCGTCAGCACAACTTCAATGGGTAGATCCAGCAGGCGGAGAAAATTGGAACATTGAAGGCCGAATCTGGAATGAGCCTGGATATGGCAGACTACCGGCCAAAGCCAAAGGTAAAGTCCGTAACGCAGTATGGAATTTGGGGAAGCAATCGGCGGGGTTAAAATTACGTTTCTGGAGTAATTCACCTGAAATTCATCTTGATTACCAACTCGCAGGAGGACTTTCCATGCCTCACATGGCGGCGACCGGAGTCTCGGGCTTTGACTTGTATCGACGCACATCAGAGGGCAAACAATTCTGGGTTGCCGCTACCAAACCGACAAAAACCTCCGCCAAGGTAAAACTAGCAAGCGGGCTTCATGGAAACCCACGCGTCCCGTCACTCTACACACTCTATCTTCCTCTCTATAATGGTGTAAAATCTCTCAAAATCGGGGTCGCGGAGGGAACAACGATCACTCCGGCAAAACCCGATGCCCTGAAACCCATTGTCGTTTACGGAACAAGTATTGCCCAAGGTGCCTGCGCTTCCCGTCCGGGGGTGGCTTGGACAGCCATTCTGGAAAGAAAGCTGGACCGACCACTTATCAACCTGGGATTTTCCGGCAATGGTCGCATGGAAACCGAAATGGCCGATCTGATGGTAGAACAAGATGCAGCCGTCTATGTCATCGATTGCCTACCTAACTTAAACGCAAAAGAGGTCCAGGAAAGAATCAAACCACTGCTCGATAGAATCCGCAAAACCCGGCCAAAAACACCTCTCTTGCTCGTCGAGGAAGCGCCACGTGCCAATGCCATCTGGCACCCCAATAGACAAAGTCAATTGAATCAAGAATGGCAGGCACTGAAAGGAGAATTCGACCGACGCAAACAAACAGACCCCAACCTTCATTACATGAATGGCAAGGACATCCTAGGCATCGATGGGGAGTCTACCGTTGATGCCGTTCACCCTAACGACATCGGCATGATGCGTTATGCTGTCGCTTATGAACATGCCCTGCGCCCGATCCTCGGTATGGAGAATATAGAAGTGGTAGAAAGCGTCCCCGCCTCACCACAGTTACGTGAAATCCCGGGCTACAACTTTCTCTCCCGACATCAGGAAATCCTCCAACGTCACAAAAAAATCAAACCGGATGTCGTTTGGTTGGGTGACTCTATCATCCATTTTTTCTCAGGTGAACCCAAAGCCCCCTACATTCGCGGTGACCAAGCATGGAAAAAACTGTTTAATGGAACACAGGTGACCAACCTTGCCTACGGCTGGGACCGCACTGAAAACGTCTTATGGCGCATTCAACGAGGTGAGTTAGATCAGATCTCACCCAAACTCATTTTACTCTCGATCGGAACCAACGACCTCTCGACCGGAAGAACCCCTGAACAAGTCAGCAACGCGATCATCACACTGGTCACCGAAATCAAACAAAGGCAACCGAATGCAAGATTGATCGTCACCGGTATCTTACCACGTAAAACCCACGCTAAAAACCGCTTGGCTGTGAATCGTCGACTCAAAGAATCAGCCCAACAACAAGGCTATGAATACCTGGACCTGTCCCCAGCTTTCCCAACCACCGAAGTCAACGGCAAAAAACTCATCAGCGGCATGAGTCCAGACCAACTCCACCCCAACACCGAAGGCTATAACCGAATGGGTGATCTGTTAAAAAGCCACCTTGATAGGTTTTGA